From the genome of Tripterygium wilfordii isolate XIE 37 chromosome 6, ASM1340144v1, whole genome shotgun sequence:
GATTATCTTCCTTCGAACGCTTTCTATCACAGATTTTCTTGATGAATCACTTTTGTTCTGACCATCGTCAAGTACAGGATCTGATTGACATAGAACAAATGCTacacctgttttttttttttaaaaaatttttttgaaggagttgAGGGGAAAAAAGATCAGTCTAAGAGTTCACAAGATGCCTGGTAAAAGAATTTGCAAGCAAATACAACAACAAATAATTCACAATAAGGTTATTGAAAATGTTACAAGtatgaaagaaaagaacaaacgCATCCTCTAGAAATTCAACACTTAAGCAAAATGATCTTAACACAAGGGCCCCATTTTTTACTTGAAACTGGAAACTAGAAATTCGTTAGTACGCATCAGAGACTGACAACATATAAATTAAGGTTAAATGACAGGCTCCACAGCATGGTACAAAAGCTTTGCTTACCGCAGACTATGTACTCAAGGGAACAAAGTTGTTAACAATGGAGAAACCACTTAATTGTGAAAGGTGGTATTCAACATACACTAAACAATCAAAAACAAGGTAAGGTTCAAAATAATTACTTAGACCAAAGACGTGGAAAAAGAAGTACGCCAAAACAAGTTCATTAACGGAGCTCCCATGCGACTATCAAGCATGTTTCATTGGCATCCTTTCATCCTATCTCATAATGATCAAGTATGAATGAAACTGAGAAGTGCTTGGAACCACCAACGCcaaaaccccccccccccccccacacaaaaaaaaaaaaaaaaccagtggAGACAGCTACCTTcccaaattaaggaaaaaaactgACCGACAATTAATAAACCATATGAGCTGATACCAAAAACTCATCACATGTTTTAACAGATGTTATACAGACAATATTATCagagaaaataaaatgcaaCCATTAACTTTTAACAGGCTTAAGAGAAATCAGAAAACCCAAGTCAACCAACTTAAACCCAGCATTCAAAAAATGGGGAAATGTAATCTGAACAAATATGATTGGGCAGCACTACAACCACAAATGAATATCATTAAcaacaattattttttcaatggcGAAGAAGAATTATTTTTTCCATGGCAAAGAGACTAAGTAAACTACCCAGAAATACCATTCAAAAAATCTACCTAGAAAATTCATCAGTCAAAGAACACAACTCCAGCAAAAGGGTTAGATGAGGATGAGGTGCAAGATTACATAGGAATACCTTCAGGTGTGCATCTCCGCCCAAAACTACGCAAGCCCACATGATTTGCTTTAACAGCACCATTGTTATACACTAACAGAGTTGGAAGATTACGATCTGGGTAGTTAGGAATACAATCTGTTGATATTATTTTAACAAATTTTGTGCCCGGGTATCGTGTTGCCAATTCTTCTATGCATCGCATCAGCAACTCGCATTCAGGGATCCTACAAAGAAATggacaaaaaccaaaacaacaaacaCAACTATAAATAAATCCAGGAGACATCAAAAGTTGTAAGATATTTTTTGAGCAGTACCCTTCCTTGAAGAGAATCACAACGACCCAAACATCAGAAGGTGCCTGCGAAACCTCCCGCACAAAATCTGACCCCGAAATTGGATTCACTGATCCAAACTTGGGATGTATTGCTGATTCTCTCATCTCAGCCAACCTCTTCTTCCTATTCACACAGTCAAAAACACCGACTGCACTAAGAAACCCTAAATTCGGATATAAACATAATCCATACAAACATGTTGCAGAACCAATAGCTTTAGaaaaagataatatttttagaTTCATTGAGTGAGGTTACAGCGTGAAAAAGAGAGGGAAAGACAGAAGTGAGACCTGTATTCTTCGAGGAATCGGTCGTCGTCGAGATCGGGATCGTCTTGAAGGTACTCGAGCTCTTCTTCCGTCTTCTGTTCGAGCCAATTTCGGTCTCTGGGGAGGGATTCTGGATCTGGAGCAGGAGTGAAAGCTGGAGGCTTGAAGGCAGGGGGTTTTGGCGGTAGATTCCCCAATTTCCTCTGAATATCGTCCCATTGTGTTGATGCGCCTTCCACGTCCTTGTACACGAAGTGATAATCTcccatctcttcttcttcaacctctGAAAGGAAAATCTATGGAGGTGAGAATCTACAATGGTGTTTTGATCGGTGTACTCTGGAACAGTAGAACTAGAAGACCAGAGAAGCCGTGTTTAATCTAGAAAATCGCCCACAGAAGCCCAGAGCAAGCGAAGCCCATATCCAGTGAAAAAGTCCATTAACTCAAACCCACTTACGGCCCACTCGATTATATAAAAGATCCAAGCCCAGAGTGGTCACGCAAACCTGTTCGACACCGAAggtctcttctttccttcctaTTGAACTCGCAAAAATCGAAAATCGCAGTCTGAGTGTTGGGATTCATTGGAACCAGGAGAGAGTGAACAAAGCGATGAACGCGGTGGAGGCGCTGGTGGCTCAAATCCAGGGGCTATCAGGCAGTGTCGCAGACCTCTCTCACCTTCACAATCTGCTCAAACAAGCCGATGACTCGCTCCTCAACGAGTCCACTCGGTTGCTGCCCTTTCTGGACCAGCTCGACCCCTCCAAGCACTCTCTCGGTTACCTCTTTATCTTGTAAAGCCATCGCTCTTTTTTCTCTGATTGTGTTCGTGTTTCTTTTTGTCGAATCTTTTTTAGATAGTAATTTGGTGTAGTTGTCTGTCTTGTTTAGGTTCAGTTGTTGGTTATATTACGTTTTGTTTGTGAGAGGGACCACATGGTGAAATTTATGAAGCTTATTGGCCCAATAGTAAGGAAAATTTCCAATCCAGTATAGTCTAGTATGCCTGGAGTGCTTGAATTTatgcttttatgtttctttCTTAAGTTTTATCGACTTTAGATGATGAGAAAGTTGGAGATGATAGTTAGGCCTGTGCTTTATCAAAATTATTTGTAAGATATCTAGGGAAGTCAAATAATTGCTTTTGGATATCTCCTGTATAGTAGGGCATTGTGTGATTCATGTATGAAGTGGAATTTTAGTAAATAAATCTCTTTAACAACTATTTGTTGTTTGTCTATGGAGTGCTTCTATTAGGACGAtcgctttttttcttttggtttttgtgttGAAGTTGTCTTTTGAATGTGTGAGTAATTGTGCAACAGGAGGGCATGCTCGTCAGGTCCAATCTCAAAAGAGCAAGCTGGTGAATTGGTTTTGATATTTTCCAGATTTATCAGTTCTTGTGCTGCAGAGCAGATTCGATTGGCACCCGAGAAGTGTATTTTTCACAACTTCAAACTAAGTTGTATTTATTTTGCTATTTTCCTCTTCTATTAGGATACCTGTGGACGTTATTTATATGTGTATGCAGTTATATCTGTTTGTAAGAGGTTcaaggaccaagttatgcttcttGAAGCACCATTACGGGGTGTGGGTCCAATGCTGACAGCTGTAAGGAAGCTTCAGTCCTCTTCTGAACATCTGACTGCTTTGCATCCCGATTTCCTTCAGCTTGCTCTTTTGGCAAAGTGCTATAAAACCGGTCTTTCTGTCCTAGAGGATGATATTTTCGAGGTTGATCAGCCGAGGGACCTTTTCCTCTATTGTTATTATGGGTGGGTTCATTTTTCTTAGAATCTGACTTCTTTTCAATTAACACTCTTTACTTCCCTTGTTGGTCAGATGATTAGTCTTTGGAACTTCGCCaatttcaattgacattgaagTTCtgttttttcaagtttttctcggCTTTGTATGAATATATTGTTTCAATCAAaactttttttaatgatttaagTTATGAGTTATGAATGAGTCATCCATGTAATTATCTGATTGTTCTGGGGTACAGTAGTGACCACCATTAGCATACTTATAAACACAAAGAAGCTTGGGGTATGGGTTTTGAAGAGAACTAGGAAGTTTTGACTGGATCAAGTTTCGGCTTATAACATAGCTTTTTGGAACCATGAGGAAATTAGTCTAATAAACACTTTTTTAGTAGGATATATTAGCCATTTATGATATGGGTGAAAGGTGATTCTATATTGCAGCTGAGAAGCAGgtatttgaggtgctttgagagTATTCAAATGCCTGTGCTGTGTATAAAATCCAGAAGCCTCAACTCTGAGAAGCTTAGACCTAGAATTTTGTATTCCTTGAAAAATTTCAGCAAACGGAGTTTTTTGGGTGATTATTAGGGGACAGCCTTTACTCATTTTACTCTGTAGTTTTATTTGAATGGCTATGCGGTTAGGCTAGTCTTAATGGAAAATGGGGAAAATTGCTTTTCTTTCCCCTTCCGTTAGTTTTTGGATTTCttacaaagaaagaaacaacagaGCTATCGTTGATAAATTGACAACGAATTATGTTTTTGTTCCCaccttccattaaaaaaaactaataagaaatgaaaattagattaaaacttaaaagatgAAAAGCTGCACACACAGAGAATCAAGCATATTATCTTGTGAAGGctgatattttatttaattatatctTCAAAGGTACCTAATGCTTAAGCTTTGAGTGCTAATGGTTTATGCGTCATATGGATTCTTGACTAATTATGTATCACCCATATGTCACCGTGACAGGGGAATGATATGCATTGGACAGAAGTGTTATAAGAAGGCATTGGAACTGCTACACAATGTGTGCCATCTTTTTACTCCCGCTACTACTCTATTGATGATGCATTTATatctttatgatttttattttcttaagaaACCCCAATTGCTTATTGCTAACCTTTCAGGCTGTAACCGCTCCTATGTCTACTGTAAATGCAATAGCAGTTGAAGCATACAAGAAATACGTATTGATTTCCCTCATTCTTAATGGACAGGTATACTTTTTTTCTCCACCATTCCTCtgttcaaaattattttgaatgTTAATTTCTAGAAGGGTACGTGGAAGTAATTCATTGTTGGAAAGTTGTAGCTTGAAATTGAATTGCTGCTATGTGCTTAGATGCAATTCATTTCGTGGAGTAGTCCCAACTGGAAACTTCTGTTATcgtcatattttatttttattgaatttgaaTCAGGCTCttgttgcaaaaaaaaaaaaaaactgtaattTGTTTagttcatgttttgtgctttctGTCACTACTTTTTTTGCCACATTATCTGATGGGTCGATGTTCTTGGTGGCAGTTTTCTAGCAGTCTCCCTAAGTATTCTTCTTCAGTAGCTCAGAGGAATCTAAAGAACCTGTGTCAGGTAATTTCGAAATCAAGGCAAGCGCAATGTAAATTTTGGGACACTTAGTTTGGCTCTTGGTTGGTTATTTAGTTCCATTTTAAAAGTAATTGGTCATCATTAAATTACCAATTACactactttttttcttcttgattgacaGTTGTGCAATTTTGTGGTGTCTATTATAGTAATATTTCTCTAGTTCTTAATTAAAGGTTATCATGCCTCTACAAATTGTTTAATGCTAACCTGGTATTCTTAGAGAATCTTACAGGAATCTCCTTGATACTATTTATTAGGTTTTCTTGATATTGGTATCATTATTCTACTGCCTGAGTGGGGGCTCTAGCAAGAATAGCTTTGTATCTATTTTTCctattattaaaatttaaaaaatagataTGCATGTTGTAGAGGGTAAACAGCAAGACACTGAAGTTTCTGCTATAAATTTAACCTGTGTTGGTTGAAAATCATTGCGATAACATAAGTTGTTTGTTACGGAATATGGAGAGCTATTTTAATGAGGGCACATGTTTGAGTTGAGGCTGGCAAAAAGTTActttcttttgctttatattGTCCAGTACCACTTTCTTGTTCTGCTGATATAAACAAAATTATTGTCTTGTTCTATTGATCTCGATTTTGTGGCTTTCGGCTTGAAGCGCAAAGAAGGAAAAAGTAAATTTGGAGGTCTGACTATTTGTCGTTGTCTGAAAAAagtatttatttttgtctttgcATGAAGAAGGCACCAATTATTCATGGTATCTAGAATTTAGCCAAGTGGATTTCTAGTTTTTTCTCTTCAGTTCATTACTTTCATCTTTTTCGCAGCCCTACATTGAATTGGCAACTAGTTATAGCAGTGGCAAAATTTCAGAATTGGAAACATTTGTTCAGACTAACGAAGAGAAGTTTGAAAGTGTGAGTCCTCCGTCATATACTTTACTTCATTGTTTTGACCTTTGTCATCTTGTGTGTTTTGATATTATTCCCCTGAAATCTAAAAGAggccttgtatttttttttccttaggaCAACAATCTTGGACTAGTGAAGCAGGTTGTATCGTCTATGTACAAACGAAATATCCAGAGGTTGACCCAGACATATTTGACTCTGTCCCTCCAAGACATAGCCAATACAGTGCAACTCAATAGCTCTAAGGAGGCAGAGATTCATGTGCTTCAAATGGTACTTTAGGACTGCTCGTTTCCTGTCTTCTATCATTAGTATTGCAATGTTATATTATTTATCCATGTCCTTAACATTATGATGTCAAACTTCAGATCCAAGATGGGGAGATTTATGCAACAATCAACCAGAAGGATGGAATGGTTAGATTCCTTGAGGATCCTGAACAATACAAGACTTGTGAGATGATAGAGCATATTGACTCCTCAATACAGAGGTATGCTATCCAGAATATGAGTTTTTGTTGGATGTTGGTTTGATGCACATGTGTGTGAGAGGAGATATCTCGTCTTTTCATTTATTAACTGGTGGATGAAAAGGTTGTGGTAAAGTTGCTTCACCCTAACTCATAGGTTACATGTTCAAACGGCGGTAAAAAATCCTTGTAATGCAATGTTGTGTGTCTACATCTCCCCTTTATAGACCTCAACATAAGGTTATCGTCTTCTTTAACTGGAGGATAGAATTGTATATATCTACGCGAGGATTTCATTTGATGAAACTCTTCGGTATGAAGTTCATAAATCATAAAAAGCCAATAACTGCTATTTAGCTGCTTCTTTTTTGCCCAAAATGAGAATGAGATGTTAGATGGTCGAGATGTGCGTTTACTATTTGTTCTTTGTTGCAAAACCTTTATCTTTGCCATTTAACACTATGGTGATGCAATGAGGAACACAAATATCAAGTCATTGTTTATATTGTCACGTTGCATGAGCTTTGTAGTCTATGACTCTATTGTCCACGTTGCCCCATTAACTTTGGCATGCAATCATTATAACTGATCATAAATGATAACATAGctaaattttgttcttttggttTTTTCCAGGATAATGGTGTTGTCAAACAAGCTGACAGCAATGGACGAGCACATGTCATGTGATCCTTTGTACCTGGCAAAGGTCGGGGAGTCTCATTTTATTGCCTTTGGACTAATGGCTGATCTTTCTCTCTAGTATCACTAACTCAATACTTATTTGCAGGCTGGAAGAGAGCGACAGAGGTATGACTTCGATGACTTTGACACTGTTCCTCAGAGATTCAATATATGAGATTGGCTGGCCGCCCTGTATATGTTGGCTGGAGTTGCTAGGCCTACTGATTTTGTACTAGTGGCTCCATTTTGTACGGCGAAGTTTTTGTGATCATTCTCTCCCAAACAAGGTCATATTTGAGATTTTATAGAgttgcaaattgaaacactttGGGATCATGGAAAACTTGGGTGCACTTGaagaaatattttaattttatgattCTCTGTTGCTTGTTTGTGATGTAGTTTCCATCATTTCTCTACTATGGCTTGGACGAAGATTCAGTGCAATTCTAGCACCCGTTGTTCTGCTCTGCCAGAAGGGCTCTATATTCCATCCATACAAGTCGTTACTTCTGCTTTAATCACTTTTAATGgtgatttctagggttttggcACCATTCTTAGGATATTGTACAAGGAAACTCTTACTAGAACATCTGGGCAGATGGCAAGCAATTAGCCAATTCCTAATCCTCTTTACCCTTTGATACATGAAAGGCTTTACACTGATTCAACCGCTCATATGAAATGGTTTTTGATAAATGATTTATATCCGTAGGATTAGGGTTACAGGTACAAGACATACAAAActtgaataaaaaagaaagaatcgcCAAAcattcaaccttttcatagccATCTACagcaaatatcaaaataatacTACAAAGGATCCATCCAAACCTTTCTCACAGGCGAACCAATGTGGTTAATTAACTTTAGTGCTTCTATCTTTACACAGCATGTGCCATTCCTGCAGCACGGCTGCTTGAAGAGCTAGGTGCTCAACCTCCTCTGCCGTCAACTTTGCCAGGGTTGAGGGTCCTTTTGGTTTACCTTCTTCCAcaccatcttttttcttttctttctttttctccttttccttgGTGatatcttcatcttcctcttcttctacatcactctcttcttctttgtccGATCTTTCAGACTTGGGAGGTGGTTGGGCTGCCTTCAGCAAGGCTATCCTTTCCATTGATATTCTAAGTCTCTCTGCGGCAGCCAACTTCACTTCATATTCAGGCATGTACTCCACACCACCGTCAGTAAGGTCGTCCAACCAACCCTGCAAGTCTGATTCAATCTCCTTCGTAATGGAAGCATCAGAGGCTCTAACCACAAATTTGCACATCATTGTGGTTGTCTCGTCACCTAGGTCCATGTTTCTGCTCACTTCGCTGGCTCCAAAAATCATCATTCCCAGGAAGCCCCCATGCCACGTTTTCGCAGCATAACAAAGCTATTATACAGAACAGTGAACAAGATATTAATTTTTGAATTCTATAGTCAAATAAATCAGGTTCTACAAAGACGTTTAGGCATAACACAATCAGTCCAAGACCAATGACATGCAAAAGTATTTATAGCTGTCAACTCAAccatttgcaattttttatgtgacaagtggttttttttattggaacgAACTTTAAATTTTAGATATTTAGTGAAAGATACAGTGTCATTGAGGATTTGAAGTTGATCAAAACAAAGGAAAGTAACAATTAATTGACATAAAAATAGTGATCTAAACTATAAGAAATAAGGTCAGACGAAATGAAATAACTTGCTCAGAAGTATATAAAATTGGGAACAAAAGTAAGCCCACCTGAAATCCTGCCACTGTCCTGATAACATGCGAACAAACTCTATGGAAAGGCTTGGAAGACAAGGATTTAAGCCCGCTTAGGAAAGGAGAAGACCCATACTGTAGTGCAGCAGTAGCCTTGAAGCCACTTCCTTCATAAGTGTAAGTACCAGTGTACTCCACTATAGCAGGTAGACTGGGCCACAGGCGAAAAAACTCAACTGGTGAAATTTTGTGAGGTAAAAGGAGTTCTGTCAGTGGAATTTTGTATGGCTGACATCTCAAAATCACAGGCTCCCCCAGTTCTGGTCTGATGCTTCTCTTTTGTCTTATGATTTGTGGATCCTCCTCGGCATAGTCACCTTCATAGTCTCCAACAGCACCATTTCCAAAAAAGGGGTAGTACAAGACTTGAACCCAAAGTGCACATCTTTCAAAACAAGAGACGCCCACTGTTACACTGCAGGGTACTGGGTCCTGGTAAGAACAAAAtcatcaaatgaaataaacataGAATCTTAAGGCGGAAGTTCTGATGGCAAACAGTTAACTATTGGGAATAAGTCATGAAAGagattaatgttttttttagtAGAAGGAATGAGATTATATAAGTTGCCCAAAAGTGGAAATTATATAAAACGTCCCAAGCTAATGGTTTTAAAGGGACAGATTTTGATGAGCTGTCTCTGGCAAAACAAAAAACTCTCCTTCCCCCCTCCCCAAGAAAAACTTGCCAAAAAAGTTCAAATAACAAGGGAAACTGTGTTGTTAAAGAAATAGTACAATGACAAACACATTAACACCAGAGTTCTTTCAAAAGCATTCTTGTATTAAAGAAGTATACACCAAAACGATTGTCAATTGCATGGAGAAGAAACAATATTACACTAAAGCAGCACAAGTTGGAATGCCTCAGATCAATGCAGTGTACCTGTGAAACAAGATTACGTAACTGTCGCACAGCTTGAGGAGACCCATCCATAAAATACAAGGCGCCAGATAACCCAACACGAATATCCACCCTATTTAATTCAAGTTCAGTCAAGTTTAGAACCTGCAATTAAGTGCATTAAGTTAACAATCGGAAAATAATcatcacttgaaaaaaaaaaacaactgtcCCTACAATTACAGCTGGAATCACTACAATATTAAAAAATCGAGCTGGAAGACAATGGAGTGACAATATTCCTTCTTTCTTACtactatcatcatcatcacgtATAACTCATGGAAACCACACTACCTCCAAAAAAATGCCATCCAAACTTCTGATTGATGTTTGCCACAAAAAGATGCATTCAACTGTTTAACCACTAACACACCCGCTCATATAGGATTagatttgattattttaaataaatctCAAGGAGAAGTTAAATGGAAATGTAGAAGGAATTTCTTTCATATCTATATAATGATGAGACCATTGATGTTCTGCACAccaaaaaatagtttaagaatGAGTTAAAATCAGTCTCTTTATCCGCAAAAATCCTTACTTCTCTAACCAGATTAGCCAGCATGTGATCATTGGGATGGCTTGAACGGTCTTCATGTATTCTTTCATTTTCACAAGATTATTCCAGGCTATATTTCTGATGACTAGTCCTTGCTTATCACCCAGTTAACCCCAATCGAATTCTAAATAGTTCCCCAGATCTTTCTACTCCAATTACAATGAAGGAGAATATGATTAACTGATTCAGCATTCTCCTTAACAAAGTTCACATCTATTGGTAAGGTGTAAACCTCTCTTCTGCAAGTTATC
Proteins encoded in this window:
- the LOC119999793 gene encoding phosducin-like protein 3, with product MGDYHFVYKDVEGASTQWDDIQRKLGNLPPKPPAFKPPAFTPAPDPESLPRDRNWLEQKTEEELEYLQDDPDLDDDRFLEEYRKKRLAEMRESAIHPKFGSVNPISGSDFVREVSQAPSDVWVVVILFKEGIPECELLMRCIEELATRYPGTKFVKIISTDCIPNYPDRNLPTLLVYNNGAVKANHVGLRSFGRRCTPEGVAFVLCQSDPVLDDGQNKSDSSRKSVIESVRRKIIEKVVTEHEDNDDGSSSD
- the LOC119999792 gene encoding COP9 signalosome complex subunit 3 translates to MNAVEALVAQIQGLSGSVADLSHLHNLLKQADDSLLNESTRLLPFLDQLDPSKHSLGYLFILRACSSGPISKEQAGELVLIFSRFISSCAAEQIRLAPEKFISVCKRFKDQVMLLEAPLRGVGPMLTAVRKLQSSSEHLTALHPDFLQLALLAKCYKTGLSVLEDDIFEVDQPRDLFLYCYYGGMICIGQKCYKKALELLHNAVTAPMSTVNAIAVEAYKKYVLISLILNGQFSSSLPKYSSSVAQRNLKNLCQPYIELATSYSSGKISELETFVQTNEEKFESDNNLGLVKQVVSSMYKRNIQRLTQTYLTLSLQDIANTVQLNSSKEAEIHVLQMIQDGEIYATINQKDGMVRFLEDPEQYKTCEMIEHIDSSIQRIMVLSNKLTAMDEHMSCDPLYLAKAGRERQRYDFDDFDTVPQRFNI